A genome region from Microcella alkaliphila includes the following:
- a CDS encoding ABC transporter permease: MLTFVIRRLIASVFVLLAATFLMYNLVAFSGDPLEDLRASQAPNREQLIEARVRQLNLDVIPPLRYFIWFGGIIRGDFGVSVEGRDVNAMLAQAIGSTIQLVTIATIVAIILGLIVGITTALRQYSGYDYAVTFIAFLFFSLPIFWVAVLLKQFVAIGFNDFLERNPVVPTNVIIGIAVVSAILWSSIIPGKFRRKAITALVAGSAATITLFYMNAVDWFSVPQIGIVGVVLTGVGAAFAMTAIITGLQNRRALIAALVTAAIGVAFYFPFMTYISFFITEWWMLLALALAAVAVSVAVGYFLGGHDRGSIMRITGFTGFITAFVIALDRFMQVWPAYANSGRIRGRPIATIGSSTPNLQGSLWVEGVDIYTHLLLPTIALILISFATYTRYSRASMLEVMNQDYIRTARAKGLAERTVVVRHGFRNALIPIATIVAFDIGGLVGGAVITETVFGWTGMGQLFVNGLNRVDPNPVMAFFVVVGGLAILFNMIADIVYAILDPRIRVS, from the coding sequence ATGCTCACGTTCGTCATCCGGCGCCTGATCGCGTCGGTCTTCGTCTTGCTGGCCGCAACGTTCCTCATGTACAACCTGGTCGCCTTCTCCGGTGACCCCCTTGAAGATCTGCGCGCCAGTCAAGCTCCCAACCGGGAGCAACTCATTGAGGCTCGAGTCCGCCAGCTGAACCTGGACGTGATTCCGCCTCTTCGCTACTTCATCTGGTTCGGCGGCATTATTCGCGGAGACTTCGGCGTCAGCGTTGAAGGCCGAGACGTCAACGCGATGCTCGCCCAGGCCATCGGCTCGACCATCCAGCTCGTCACGATCGCGACGATCGTCGCGATCATCCTGGGCCTGATCGTCGGTATCACCACGGCCCTTCGTCAGTACTCCGGCTACGACTACGCCGTCACCTTCATCGCGTTCTTGTTCTTCTCGCTGCCGATCTTCTGGGTCGCGGTACTGCTCAAGCAGTTCGTGGCCATCGGGTTCAACGATTTCCTCGAGCGAAATCCGGTCGTCCCGACCAACGTGATCATCGGCATAGCCGTGGTGTCGGCGATCCTGTGGTCGTCGATCATTCCGGGTAAGTTCCGCCGGAAAGCGATCACCGCGCTGGTGGCGGGTTCCGCCGCGACGATCACGCTGTTCTACATGAACGCGGTCGACTGGTTCAGCGTGCCGCAGATCGGCATCGTTGGGGTGGTCCTCACCGGCGTGGGTGCAGCCTTCGCCATGACCGCGATCATCACGGGGCTGCAGAACCGTCGCGCGCTCATCGCTGCGCTCGTGACGGCCGCCATCGGTGTTGCCTTCTATTTCCCGTTCATGACGTATATCTCGTTCTTCATCACCGAGTGGTGGATGCTCTTGGCGCTTGCTCTCGCGGCCGTGGCCGTGAGCGTGGCCGTCGGTTACTTCCTCGGTGGCCACGACCGCGGCTCGATCATGCGCATCACGGGCTTCACCGGCTTCATTACGGCGTTCGTCATCGCTCTTGATCGCTTCATGCAGGTCTGGCCCGCCTACGCCAACTCGGGCCGCATCCGCGGTCGCCCCATCGCGACCATCGGCTCGTCGACCCCTAACCTTCAGGGCTCGCTCTGGGTGGAGGGCGTCGACATCTACACCCATCTTTTGTTGCCGACGATCGCCTTGATCCTCATCTCATTCGCGACGTACACCCGCTACTCACGCGCGAGCATGCTCGAGGTGATGAATCAGGACTACATCCGCACAGCACGGGCCAAGGGCCTCGCCGAGCGAACGGTCGTCGTTCGTCACGGTTTCCGCAACGCGCTCATCCCCATCGCCACCATTGTCGCCTTCGACATTGGCGGTTTGGTCGGTGGTGCGGTCATCACCGAGACGGTTTTCGGCTGGACCGGTATGGGCCAGTTGTTCGTCAACGGCCTGAATCGCGTTGACCCGAACCCCGTCATGGCCTTCTTCGTCGTCGTCGGCGGTCTGGCGATCCTGTTCAACATGATCGCCGACATCGTCTACGCAATCCTCGATCCGCGAATCCGAGTGTCGTAA